The region CAGCTGTTTCAAAGGCACAGGACTCAAAAGGCCAGGGTGCCAGTTTCACACTGGAAATAATGCATTGGCTATTTGGGTAGCCTTGAGCTAATTAGTTTACTGGTGCGAAGGTGGCAGCAGAAGTTTGTTGGGCGGACTCAGTCATTTAGCCCAAGGTTGAGCATTTCTGATGGTGTCTCCAGTATCTTGCTGCAGCCAGTTCTGAACCTGAATCAGCATGTGCTTGGTGCCTCTGGCCACCTTCATTAGGACAAGATGAGTGGGATGACCAGCTGAGCCACTCTTTCCTGATCTACCAAGCCTGTCCCGTTGAGCAAGAAGTCAAGAAAGCCTGGGAGATGAGTCAGTATGGTGACCCCATTCCCATCATGGCTGGTGTCAACAAGACCAGCTGCTGCCTTGGGCAAGGGAAGGGAAGTGACTGGCTGGTTTGGGCTGGCCATTACTCTGGCAGGAATAGATAAGGAAGCAGAAGTCGGGGTAAGAATGTGACaacagcccagctggatcagagcaaaagttccctgtagtccagcatcctgtttgcaCCTGTGGCAAACTAGTTTATCATCATCACTGTGACAGTGTCCACCCCACCCATTTCCTGGAAATAGCACTCAGGGTGGTTTGCAAAGAAGTTGCAAAAACaacaataagcaaaaacaaaaagtaAACATCCTtgcattaaaattaattataCTAGATAGCAATAAAACAGCAGAAACAATAAAGAAGCAACAAATTATCGAAGCTGACAAAGTAAAATCTTCTGTATTGTCTTTGTAAGCTCACAGGGGGAGTGTGACGGCACTAGCCTTTCTCCTGAGGTTCTCAGTGTCTGGTATTCAGGAGTCTTTATGCAGTCTTTATGCAGGGCAGTTCTTTTTAATTGTTGTCCTTACTAATGAGCTGTTGCTCTTTTATAAATGTAAGCAAGTCATCACAACACATTTATATAgatatttatgccctgcttttctctccagtgagtaCCTAAAGTAGCTTACAACCTTGTTCTATCCTCTTCATTTCATCCATGTAATAACAACCCCgtaatgtaggttaggctgagagaggatgACTGGCATAAGGCCACCCATGGCACAGTGGACACTTGGACCTGGAGCTTCTTGATCATCACTcagcattctaaccactgcaccatacagGCCAGTGTGAAAGTTCTGATTCTTTTGCTCATCAGAACCTCTTACAATTTGAAGTAAAAAGATGTCTCTTCCCTTTCCTAAGTTCTAGCACCATtgagagaggcagagaaagaaagaaatctctATCTACTCTCCCTGCTCCATAATTCTGTAAATCTCCTGTCTCTCCCCTACCCTTAGCTGTCTGTCTCTCTAAATGGAAATATTCCAAACTTCTCAGGCtgtcctcatagggaaggtgctgcaTCCCCTAgatcagtggtgtcaaacatatggccaggggctgaatcaggcccccggagggctcctatcaggcccacaagcaactcactgtcacctttcttctccctctcttgtttccttctgtatcacagcttgctttgccagacttgctcagtcacacaggagctacggagcaaagctcctcccttggggaggaagtgggggaaggacagctagctttgccaggctctctcaattgcacagcagagttgctgagccaagcctctcatccttctgttggctgaggctcagcaagccagggaggtggattaggctgagtgtgtgtgtctgtgtcatttataaagtttatatctccctgacctggcatattttatgacacacatggcctggcccgacaaggtcaagatccagccctcatagcaaatgagtttgacatccctgccctagatCACCGCATCTTTTCCTTACTACAGTATCAAGATgagtatgaagctgccttatactgaatcagacccttggtccatcaaagtcagtattgtctactcagactggcagcagctctccagggtctcaagctgaggtttttcacacttacttgcctggaccctttgtagttgggagatgctgaggattgaacctgggaccttctacttaccaagcagatgctctaccactgagccaccgtccctccccaataattGTGCAGGGCTGCAAATATGTAGTTTGTGTAATGGGTTTCTATAGGAGTGCTGATGCTAACACACACTGGAGCTCTCCCCCAGCCAGCAGAAACCATGATCAGAGCATTCTCATATGCCAAGCCCAGCCATATCCGTGAAAAGCCTGTGACTCAGTGGAcagagcagctgctttgcatgcagagaaATTTTCCTGGTATCTCTGTTGCCAATCCAAAGAGATGGCACTGAGCTCAAGGGACCAGTGATCTGACTCAGTACAAGATGGCTTTGTGTGTATTTAAGGTTCACAGACAATCCCCCAGCATCTCTGGCTGAAAGGGACTCTGGTAGCTGGTGTTGCAAAATACTTTCCTCTGCTTGAcctcctggaaagctgctgcccatgggagcaaaaaaaaatacagaggcAGATGAACTACAGCTGTCTAACTCAGCACGAGTGGCTTCTTTTGTTCTGCGTAACAAATGGGTTCTGGGTTCAAAGGTTTCCTCCTCTCCttcagaaacattttttttttaagtttggatTCTGGTTGTGACCCACACAATGCAGTCACTCATGCTTTCCagtgtttattttaaaacacataGACCTGGTTTGTGGGTGAGAGAGACTGGAGTGAAGGGAACACCGCCTGGTGCAAGAATCTCTGTCCAAAGGTTGACCTAGTGGCTGATAAGATGAAAAGAGGCAAACCTGTGGCCCAGGAAGGACTTACCTGCtgagccagccccaccccctgggCCGTGACAGGCCTTGGATTGGCAGCTGCCTTGGTCTGGGCTGAGTTCCTGCTTTGATTCACGCAGAGTCTTGCAAGTTGATAAACCAGCCCAGCCACAGTCAGAGCTGTTCACTTGTTGAGCTGGGAAGGTACAAAGGCacaatctggagagccagcagcTGAGAGGAGGCCGAGCCCAGAGTGTGCGCCGCAGGGACCCACCAATGCAGGTGAATGAAGGCTGTTCCTGGATTAGGGAAGAACAAACGTACCAGGTCTGCTTTGTCTCCTCAAACATCTTGTGAAACGGATCCTGGCCCTGCTTCCAGCTGTAGGATTTCCAAGGCAGATGACATGGGAACAGGTTGGGTACCGTGTGTTTCCTGGGCTTTGAGCAGTGGGGGGACATTATGGCTAAAAAACAGCAGGACTGTAGGGCTGCACAGATGCCAGTTATTTTCTTGATACAGAAGCTGAGAGCTCAATGGCCAGGACCCCCCTGGAGTCAGGAAGAGCTCTTATATTAGTGCCAGCTCTTTTGTGTGACCCAGAGATGGAAGAGGTCTGCTTGAATGTGTCCCTTCCTGGCACCCTTAGCCTGACTGTAGCATCGGACATGGAACAGAAAGATAGCACTCCTATGGATGCCAAGTCTGCTGAGGACAGAGTTGCTGCTGACGATCCAACAGGAGAGATAAAAGAATCAGTACAGACACAATGTAAGGGAAGTGTCTCTTGGAAAGACCAGCCCACGGACTTGGAAAGCATGGCGGAGAACCTGAGCCACAGTCAGAGAGAGGCTGAGGAGAGGAATCCAGAGCAACCTCCGGTAAGTCCTGAAGTGTCTCTTGCTGCCTGCCGCCCTGGAGAGGGTTGGCTGCCTGCTACAGCCccacaggaagaggaggaagtggTGCTTGCTCCCCTTGCAGTGACGGAAGGGAGCTATAGCATCAAAGTTGAGCAAGAGCTTCCTTCTGTGGAAAATGTCATAGAGATGGAAAATGATTGCCTGTTGGAAACCAGAGGCTGGGCCCTCAGCAGAGGAGACACGGGGACCATAGCACAAGCCTGCTGCATCCAGACAGAGGACGACAGTGTTGACGAACAGGAATGCCCCATTTGCACAGAACTGTACGACCAAGACAAACGCAGGCCAGCCTTGCTGAACTGCAGCCATGTGCTCTGTGGCCAGTGCCTGCGCTCCATCATGGAGGCATCCAGCGCTGCTGACATTGGACGCGTGCGCTGCCCCATCTGCCGCC is a window of Heteronotia binoei isolate CCM8104 ecotype False Entrance Well chromosome 12, APGP_CSIRO_Hbin_v1, whole genome shotgun sequence DNA encoding:
- the LOC132579998 gene encoding ring finger protein-like, with protein sequence MEEVCLNVSLPGTLSLTVASDMEQKDSTPMDAKSAEDRVAADDPTGEIKESVQTQCKGSVSWKDQPTDLESMAENLSHSQREAEERNPEQPPVSPEVSLAACRPGEGWLPATAPQEEEEVVLAPLAVTEGSYSIKVEQELPSVENVIEMENDCLLETRGWALSRGDTGTIAQACCIQTEDDSVDEQECPICTELYDQDKRRPALLNCSHVLCGQCLRSIMEASSAADIGRVRCPICRQKTPMMEWEICKLQEELLLMSAEQGPAVAPPTFTALPARRPGVWGGLEHHFQVRFHTTRMVGFLPCLRYPPSFIRRLAHLERRCRWCYRLALVGLLISEMLSLLLVFLPIVLLLLLFLILDK